AGGCGGCCGTCTTCCCGGACCCTGCCTTGGCCTGGGCGACGACGCTGCGGCCAGCCAATAATGGGCCTATTGCCTTCTCTTGAATGGGGAAGGGTTTGCGATAGCCGACCGAGTCGACTCCCTTCTGTATGGCACTGCTTATTTCCAGTTCGCTGAAGCTTTCCAATTTCTTTCTCTTTTCCTACAAAGTCAGAGTCACAGAATCAGTCAGTCCATGCCGCTGAATCGTTGACGCAGAATTGCAGCTGAAATCCGTCGCCTTTTCCCCCGTATATAAGCATCTTGAGCGACTTCGAGTAATTCGTCAGGGCGCACCTTCGACGCGCCTTGACAACCAGCCTTGGATGCATCTAGTTGATTACTGATGCGGTCACGTACAAGTTCCCTCCCAGTAACTGCACCCCATATTCAGGGAGCGGGGCAGGCGCGGGTCCGCCGAGAACGGTCCCGTCGCTGGGGCTGAATGTAGCGCCGTGGCAAGGACAGTATATTGACGAACCGCCGCCATATTGAACGGTACACGGTGCGTGCGTGCAAGTGGAACTGAACGCTCTCCATGTCCCATTGACATTCACGAGAATCGAGTCACCGTATGCGGGGTGAGTGAAGTAAGCAGACGTCCTCCCGTTCAGGGCGCTCGAGGGGCCAATGAGAACGTACCCCGGAGGCGCGGAGGTCTGCTGCTGTGTCTGTGTCCTGGAAGATGACTGGCTGACCGACTGACTTTGGGTGGTAGGCAGTTGGTAGGTCTGGTCTCCAGACCCTGCCCTCGCGAGAAATTCGACGACCGATACGGCTCCAGTCGCCACGAGGGCAGACGTGACCACCATTCCTCGGATGAATTCTCTTCTGTTCATACTCTGCATAACTCCTAAGCGAGCATCTTGCCGACATGGCGCGTTGCAAACACAAAGACCACGCCAGCCGTGACCGCAAGCGCAGCTGTCGCTATCCACACTGGCAGGTTGAAACCGGAGCCGACCGCGTGGACGGTCATCAACGCGATCGCCGCAAGGGTCATCGAGCCGTGGTAGAAGCGGGCTTCCCTGAACCTTTGGAGATAGGCTGTTCCGGTGAGACCCAGGAACAGCGCCGCGGCAACAGCGACGTAGCCAAGAAGTATTGCGTCGTTGATAGGATAAGTAATGAAATAAGCGACGTGGATGATGACGAAGAGGCCACCAAGTAGGGCGACGATGGTGT
This is a stretch of genomic DNA from Nitrososphaerota archaeon. It encodes these proteins:
- a CDS encoding Rieske (2Fe-2S) protein, with the protein product MNRREFIRGMVVTSALVATGAVSVVEFLARAGSGDQTYQLPTTQSQSVSQSSSRTQTQQQTSAPPGYVLIGPSSALNGRTSAYFTHPAYGDSILVNVNGTWRAFSSTCTHAPCTVQYGGGSSIYCPCHGATFSPSDGTVLGGPAPAPLPEYGVQLLGGNLYVTASVIN